A genomic segment from Corythoichthys intestinalis isolate RoL2023-P3 chromosome 2, ASM3026506v1, whole genome shotgun sequence encodes:
- the snrpg gene encoding small nuclear ribonucleoprotein G, with protein sequence MSKAHPPELKKFMDKKLSLKLNGGRHVQGILRGFDPFMNLVVDDCLEMGPGGQQHTIGMVVIRGNSIIMLEALERV encoded by the exons ATGAGCAAAGCACACCCTCCTGAGTTGAAAAA GTTCATGGACAAGAAGCTTTCGC TCAAACTAAATGGAGGCAGACACGTGCAGGGCATCCTTCGAGGGTTTGACCCCTTTATGAACCTGGTGGTGGATGACTGTCTGGAAATGGGACCAGGAGGACAACAGCATACCATTGGCATGGTG GTCATCCGAGGTAACAGCATCATCATGTTGGAAGCTTTGGAAAGAGTATGA